The genomic DNA GACGCGCCGCCCCCTACAGACAAGAGCAGAGCCAGGGAGGGGTTGGGATAAAAGATGGAGAGGAAGCCGCCTCTGGCCccaggagaagggcagggggGAACAGATGGGAACTGTAGCATGAGGGACTGTTCGAATCCCGCCTTCTGGATGTAGGAGCTGTGTAGCCTGGGCCAAACAATGTAGCCTCTTAGGGAAGGGACGCTCACAGGCTTCCTAAGCGAACACCCTCAGACGGCCCCGCACAGCAGCCTGGGCCGCCGGGCCTCTTGGGAGCAGGGCTGTCAGCACCCTTGTCTCTTGCACCGCCGGGACCCAGGTGGGCTCGAGCGGGCAGGGAGAGCGGATCCGGGACGCGCCCCTGTGCCGGGAGGACTGCGAGCAGTGGTGGGAGGACTGCCGCACGTCTTACACCTGCAGATCCGACTGGCTCGGCTCCTGGGACTGGAGCAGGGGTGAGTGGTGCTGGCAGCgccccacggggggggggggcaggggcaaaggAGGGCCGTGAGGGCGAGGGCGGGCGTGGCGGGAAgtgagcgccccccccccccccccccagggaagAGCCGCTGCCCCGCGGGGGCCGCCTGCCGCCCTTTCCCGCGTTACTTCCCCACGCCCGCCGCCCTGTGCCAGCGGATCTGGAGCGGCTCCTTCCAGGCGAGCCCCGCGCGCAGGGGCAGCGGCCGCTGCCTGCAGAAGTGGTTTGAGCCGGCCCGGGGCAACCCCAATGAGGCCGTGGCCCGCCTCttcgccgcccgcgcccccgcccgcgcccgcgcccccgcccgccgcctctCCTGCCGCCTGGCCGGCCTGGCCGCCTTGTCCCTGCTGCTGGCCGTGctgtccccgcgcccccgcccgcgccccccgctgCGGCTCAGCCTGGGCCCGGGCGGCCCCCTTTCCCGGGCCCCCCCAAGGGAGCAGCACGGCTGGGGCGCTGCTGGGCCCCCGGCCGCGGGAGCCTGTGCCCGAGCCTGAACGCTCAGTTCTAGGCGCCCCCACCGCCCCGCTCTGCTGACGGCCGCagccccggcctccctccccgcGACGGTGCCTCC from Canis aureus isolate CA01 chromosome 23, VMU_Caureus_v.1.0, whole genome shotgun sequence includes the following:
- the IZUMO1R gene encoding sperm-egg fusion protein Juno, yielding MERWWQLLLGLWTVMPVWAGDELLNVCMKTKHHKREPGPEDKLYEECIPWAEKACCTASTSWHAHLDVSLLYNFSLLHCGLMMPGCEEHFIQAVCFYECSPNLGPWIQKVGSSGQGERIRDAPLCREDCEQWWEDCRTSYTCRSDWLGSWDWSRGKSRCPAGAACRPFPRYFPTPAALCQRIWSGSFQASPARRGSGRCLQKWFEPARGNPNEAVARLFAARAPARARAPARRLSCRLAGLAALSLLLAVLSPRPRPRPPLRLSLGPGGPLSRAPPREQHGWGAAGPPAAGACARA